The window TTCGGATGATCACCGGCGAGGAACTGCCCGACGAGGGACAGGTCTCGGTCGAGAAGGGCATGACGATCGGCTATTTCGATCAGGACGTCGGCGAGATGGCCGGACGGTCGGCCGTCGCCGAGGTGATGGAAGGGGCAGGACCGATGAGCGCCGTCGCGGCGGAGCTGCGTTCGCTCGAGGCGGCGATGTCGGATCCGGATCGCATGGATGAAATGGATGCGATCATCGAACGCTATGGCGAGGTGCAGGCGCGCTACGAGGAGCTCGATGGCTATGCGCTGGAGGGGCGTGCCCGCGAGGTTCTGGCGGGCTTAAGCTTCAGCCAGGAGATGATGGATGGCGATGTCGCCAAGCTGTCGGGCGGCTGGAAGATGCGCGTGGCGCTCGCCCGCATCCTCTTGATGCGCCCGGACGTCATGCTGCTCGACGAGCCGAGCAACCATCTCGATCTCGAAAGCCTCATCTGGCTGGAAGATTTCCTGAAAACCTATGACGGCGCGCTTCTGATGACGTCGCATGATCGCGAGTTCATGAACCGGATCGTCACCAAGATCATCGAGATCGATGGCGGCGCGCTGACGACCTATTCCGGCGATTATGGCTTCTATGAAGAACAGCGGGCGCTGAACGAGAGGCAACAGCAGGCGCAGTTCGAGCGCCAGCAGGCGATGCTTGCCAAGGAGATCAAGTTCATCGAGCGCTTCAAGGCCCGCGCCTCTCACGCCTCGCAGGTTCAAAGCCGGGTGAAGAAGCTTGAAAAGATCGACCGCGTCGAGCCGCCGCGCCGGCGCCAGACGGTCGCCTTCGATTTCCTGCCGGCGCCGCGCTCCGGCGAAGATGTCGTCAACCTCAAGAATATCCACAAGGCCTATGGCAGCCGGACGATCTATGACGGGTTCGACTTCATGGTGCGCCGGCGCGAGCGCTGGTGCATCATGGGCATCAACGGCGCCGGCAAGTCGACACTCTTGAAGCTCGTCACCGGCACCACCACGCCGGACAAGGGCAGCGTGGCGCTCGGCGCCAGCGTCAAGCTCGGCTATTTCGCCCAGCACTCCATGGACCTGCTCGACGGCGACAGCACCATCCTGCAATGGCTGGAGGAGCGCTTTCCCAAGGCCGGCCAAGCGCCGCTTCGGGCGCTGGCCGGTTGCTTCGGCTTTTCCGGCGATGACGTCGAGAAGCGCTGCCGCGTGCTCTCCGGCGGCGAGAAGGCGCGGCTGGTGATGGCCGCAATGCTGTTCGACCCGCCGAACTTCCTCGTCCTCGACGAGCCGACCAACCACCTCGATCTCGATACGAAGGAAATGCTGATCAAGGCGCTCTCGGCCTATGAGGGCACCATGCTGTTCGTCTCGCACGACCGCCGTTTCCTGTCGGCACTCTCCAATCGCGTGCTGGAGCTCACACCGGAGGGCATCCAGCACTATGGCGGTGGATATGCCGAATATGTCGAGCGCACCGGACAGGAGGCGCCGGGCCTGCGCGGGTGACGGGCTGCGCTTGCGCCACCTGCGTCAGCGGGGTTACAGCCGTGCGTCCTTTGGGACGCCGGCGTACACGGCAGTAGCCTAATTTGGTCTGGCATATTCTTTTCCCCCTCATGCCTGTGCTTGTCACAGGCATCCAGCAGCGCCTCGTCTGCGGCGCGGAAGAGTCTTTTCAGCCCAAGGACTTGGGCTGGCTGGATTCCTGTGACGAGCACAGGAATGAGAGGCGGAGGGAGCCTTGCCCCTGCCAACCGGCGAGGCATCAGTAGGCTGATGTCGTGTACTGTGGTTAGGACGTGAGAGGCGGTTGCGTCTGCCCTGCGGCCCGGGCCAAGGGCCGGCTGCACATTCGAGCCGCCCTATTCTCCGCCAGCGCCTGCCGCGCCCAATCCGCCCAGAGCTCCGCCGGCGGCAGCCAAAACCAGCCGCCGGCCTCGTCGCCCACCACTTCCGCCTTGCCGGCCGCGGCACAGGCCGCGGTCAGCAGACAGATCCACGCCGCCCGCCTTTCATGGTCGCGCTCGACCGTGAGCCTCTCGAGCATGCGCTCGTCGTTCCAGCCGATGAACTGCAGCAGCTCCGCGAACACTCCGCTCTCGATCGCATGATCGTACAACCAGTCGAACTTCTTGCGCTTCGCCGCCTTCGACAGGGCAAAGCGCTCGTCCCCGAGCAGAACACCGAGAAAGGCATTGGGAAAGGCTTCGATGATCGCCGCGCCGGGGATGACGGATTGGCCGATCGGTGTTGCGGCGGCGAGGTGGCTGACCTGTGCGGCCGTCTCGGCGGCGGCCTTTCTCAAGGCGCGGCCGTAGCCGTGGTGGCTGAGGCCCGGTTTGCAGCGCGTCTGGAAGGCGCCGCGGATGAAGAGGCGTTCGCAGAGGCGGGCGAGGTCGTCGGGAGCGTCCGGCGGCGTCAGCGGGCCGTCGATGGCGATCACTGAAAATGTCGTCGCGGGCGGGATCTTCTGCTGTCGGCGCTCCCAGTCCGTGTAGGTCCTCGCGGCGTCCACCTCGCCGGCTACGCTCCAGGCGATGCCGGTGGTCGGCCGCGATTGCGAAAAGCCGACGTCGATGCCGAGCAGTCTGTCGAAGCTCATACCTTGCCCTTCCTTGCCGGCATTACCGCGGCACACGCGCATGGGCCAGTAACCCGCCGTCGCGCCACTCGCATCACGCCCCCGCATTCTCCCGCAGCCACCGCTCCAGTGCCGCGATCACCGCCAGCCGCAGGCTCGCATGGCGGCCGAGGGCGCGGGCGAGCGGGCGGCCGTCGGGGGCGAAGCCCATTTCGTGCATCACGTCGTCCGGCGTGATCTTGCGTCGCGCCATGGTCGCCCTGATCTCCGCGATTGCCGCGGGAAGCAGATAGCGGCCGCTGGCGATCGGCGTCTCTCCCGGTCGCGCCCCCGCGGATCGGGAGCCGGCCGCGCTTTCGGGAAGGGCGCCGATCGCGCCAAGCCAGGCGAGAAAGGCGTCGCGTTCGGCCTCCGTCGCCTTCGCCCAGGAATTCTTCAGCTTTTCGAGCCGGCTTCGCTCGGGCTTGAGCCCGGCGAGGACGAGGGCCTTGCGCGGCGAGGGAATCCGGCCGGCGAGGAGCGCATCGTGGACGTCCGGAAACTCGGCCTTCAGCCGCCTGAGGTCGTCATCGCGCTTCTTCGCCATTCTCGCCTTCCGATCGGGATTTTGTGGCACGCCCTGTTCAGACGCGCGAAAGTCGCTGTAGCACTTTGAACGGTCGCATGTCTTTGTTCTTGCATGGGGGTTCTTGCATCGGGATCGACAAGGAGACATGTGGGGAGGTCCAAATTCTGCCCCTCAAGCTCTGCACAAGTCAGCCCTCCTAAAAGCATTTGCAGTCAGGTGGAATCACCTGCCGTCGCACAATGCGGCAAAAACAAAGTGAGAGCGGCGGCGCGAACGCATGTGAGCGCATCCCGCTCTCGCGCCGATGAGCCGCAATGGGCGCGGCCAAGAAGGAGACGATGGATGTCCAACGACGTGGAACATTATAGCGACCCGCAGGAAGCGATGATCGCCCAGTTCCTCATGAACAGTGACGGCGACGAACTGACGGATATTCTCGTTGCCGCACTCGAAGACGCCTTCCGTATCCTCGGCGAAGAATTCCAGACGATACATTGAGCGCCCGGAGCGGCGGGCATTTGAATAAAGCGGGGCGATTGTTGTAGAATAGGCTAAAAGCGACTTCTGGCGCATCGGTCCCCGGAACCGGTTTTCGGAAAGCTCGATGCGCAGATTCAAAGTATTTCAGCGACCTTTGCGCGTCTGAAAAGACGCGCGGCGCTGCAGACTCCAATCGGGAAGACGCCGATGTCTATGGTCAAATCAACCGCGGTCCTGGACTCCTCCGCCATCCACGACGTCGCCTATGACGTGCGCCATCGCACCTTGACGATCTGGCTACTCGGCAATCGCCGGCCCCTACCACTACCTCGATGTGCCGCAGCAGGTCTATGAGGAACTGGTGCATGCGGAGTCCGCCGGCCACTACTTCAACCAGCACATCCGCCACCATTACAAATGCATGCATTGAAGATAGCTGACCGGCGCCCTGTTCACGGAACTGTCGCCAAACCGTCGGAATAGTTTCATGCCGCTGTCAAGCCGCTGACATGCGGCGCGCCAAAGGTCCGCTCGCGAGAATCGATCGATCGCGAGATGGCACCGGAGGCAGAGTTTGTCGGCTGTTCGAGACAGGCTAACGCGGCGTTCTTTCCTCTTTTCGGCCGGCGCGGCGGGGCTTGCCGCTTCCTCCGGGCTTGCGACGCCCTTCTATGCCCGCGGCCATGGCCGGCCGGAATTCCTGCATGGGGTTCAATCCGGCGATGTCGATACGCGATCGGGGATGATCTGGACGCGGGTGGACCGGCCGGCGCTGGTCTCGATCGAATATTCGACGACCGAGAGCTTTGCCGATGCCGTCCGGCTTGCCGATGTCGACGCGACGCCGGCGAGCGATTGCGCGCTCAAATGCCGGCTAAACGATCTGCTGCCGGATCAGGACATCTTCTATCGCTTCACCGCGGCCGATCTTTATGACGGCAACCGCGTTTCCGAGCCGATCGTCGGCCGCTTCCGCACCGCGCCTCTCCGCCGCCGCTCGGTGCGCTTCGCCTGGTCGGGCGACACGGCCGGCCAGGGCTGGGGCATCGACGAGGTCGGCATGAAGACCTATTCGACGATCAGCATGCATGAGCCGGACTTCTTCATCCATTCCGGCGACACGATCTATGCGGACAATCCGATGCCGGACGAGATCAGGCTCCGCGACGGCGGCCTCTGGAAGAACCGGATCGTGACGCCCGAGAAGCGCGACGTCGCCCGCACGCTCGACGAATATCGCGGTCAGTGGAAATACAACCTGCTCGACGCGCATGTGCGCGGGCTGAACGCCGCCTGCCCGACCTTCTATCAGTGGGACGATCACGAGGTCTTGAACAACTGGTCGGCTTCGACAAACCTCAGCGACGATCCGCGTTATCCGGAGAAGGATATTGCCGTCTACGCATCGCGTGCGGCGCGCGCCTTCCATGAGATGACGCCGATCCGCAGCTTCCCGGCGCAGCCGGGGCGGATCTTCCGCAAGATCGCCTACGGGCCGCTGCTCGATGTCTTCTTCGTCGACCTGCGCTCCTATCGCGGCCCGAACCAGGGCGTAGGGGATGGCGGCCTCTTCGGCTGGCGGCAGGCCGATTGGCTGAAGCGGGAGCTTGCGGCGTCCAGCGCCACCTGGAAGGTGATCGCCTGCGACATGCCGATCGGCCTCGTCGTCTGGGACGATTATGCGCAGAAGCGCGGCTCGGATGCGATCGCCAATGGCGACAATGGCCGGCCCGGAGGCCGCGAGACGGAATTTGCCGATCTCCTGCGCTTCATCCGCAACCGGGCCATCGACAACATCGTCTGGCTGACGGCCGACGTGCACTATACGGCGGCGCATCACTACGACCCGTCGCGCGCGGCGTTCAAGGATTTCCTGCCCTTCTGGGAGTTCGTGTCGGGGCCGCTCCATTCCGGCACCTACGGGCCGAAGGAGCTCGACAGGACCTTCGGTCCCGAAGTCCGCTTCATCAAGGCCACGGGCGGCGGCATCGACAGCAACCTGCCGCCATCGGCAGGGCTGCAATTCTTCGGCCTCGTCGATATCAGCGGCCAGACGGGCGAGATGACCGTCAGGCTCATGGACCGGCAGGATCAGGAGCTCTGGTGGGTGACGCTCCAGCCGGCGGCCGTTGCATGACCCACGCCTTTGCGCAACCCTCATCTCACGCGCCGGCCCCCTTTCGCTCCTGCGAAAAAACCTGTATGAGCCCGGCAACTGAAAAAGCGGCGCCCGCCTTGTCGCGCGCCCAGAACTTCCGAGATTAAGGTATGAGCATTCGTAACATCGCGATCATCGCGCACGTCGACCATGGGAAGACCACGCTTGTCGACGAACTCCTGAAGCAGTCGGGCTCGTTCCGCGAGAACCAGCGCGTCGCCGAACGCGTGATGGATTCCAACGATCTCGAAAAGGAACGCGGCATCACCATTCTCGCCAAGGCGACCTCGGTCGAGTGGAAGGGGACGCGCATCAACATCGTCGACACCCCCGGCCACGCGGACTTCGGCGGCGAGGTCGAACGCATTCTGTCGATGGTGGACGGCGCGATCGTGCTGGTCGATGCCTCCGAGGGCCCGATGCCGCAGACCAAGTTCGTGGTTGGCAAGGCCTTGAAGGTCGGCCTGAAGCCGATCGTTGCGATCAACAAGATCGATCGGCCGGACGGCCGCCACGAGGAAGTCATCAACGAAGTCTTCGACCTCTTCGCCGCGCTGGATGCGACCGACGAGCAACTCGACTTCCCGATCCTCTACGGTTCGGGTCGGGACGGCTGGATGAACGTCAATCCCGAAGGTCCAAAGGACCAGGGCATGGCACCGCTGCTCGATCTGGTCCTGAACCATGTTCCCGAGCCGACGGTGGCGGAAGGACCGTTCCGCATGATCGGTACGATCCTCGAGGCCAATCCCTTCCTCGGTCGCATCATCACCGGCCGCGTCCACTCCGGTTCCGTCAAGCCGAACCAGGCCGTGAAGGTGCTCGGCCAGGATGGCAAGCTGCTGGAATCCGGCCGTATTTCCAAGATTCTCGCTTTCCGCGGCATCGAGCGTCAGCCGATCGAGGAGGCCCACGCCGGGGACATCGTCGCAATCGCCGGCCTCACCAAGGGCACCGTCGCCGACACCTTCTGCGATCCTTCCGTGGCCGAGGCACTGACGGCCCAGCCGATCGATCCGCCGACCGTCACCATGTCCTTCATCGTCAACGATTCGCCGCTTGCCGGCACCGAGGGCGACAAGGTGACGTCGCGCGTCATCCGCGACCGGCTGTTCAAGGAAGCGGAGGGCAACGTCGCCCTGAAGATCGAAGAGTCGTCGGAGAAGGACTCCTACTTCGTTTCCGGCCGCGGCGAATTGCAGCTTGCGGTGCTGATCGAGACGATGCGCCGCGAAGGCTTCGAGCTCGCCGTTTCCCGTCCGCGCGTCGTCATGCACAAGGACGAGAGCGGCCAATTGCTGGAGCCGGTCGAGGAAGTCGTCATCGACGTCGACGAGGAATATTCCGGCGTCGTCGTGCAGAAGATGTCGGAGCGCAAGGCCGAGATGGTGGAACTGCGCCCCTCCGGCGGCAACCGCGTCCGCCTTGTCTTCTTCGCGCCGACCCGCGGCCTCATCGGCTATCAGTCGGAACTCCTGACCGACACACGCGGCACGGCGATCATGAACCGCCTGTTCCACGACTACCAGCCCTACAAGGGCGAGATCGGCGGCCGCGTCAACGGCGTGCTGCTCGCCAACGAGCCGGGCGAGGCGGTCGCCTATGCGCTCTTCAACCTCGAAGATCGCGGCCCGATGGTGATCGAGCCGGGCGAGAAGGTCTATGAGGGCATGATCATCGGCATCCACACTCGCGACAACGACCTCGAAGTCAACGTCTTGAAGGGCAAGAAGCTCACCAACATGCGCGCCGCCGGCAAGGACGAGGCCGTGCGCCTCACGCCGCCGATCAAGATGACGCTGGAACGGGCGCTCTCCTGGATCCAGGACGACGAGCTGGTGGAAGTGACGCCGAAGTCGATCCGGCTCCGCAAGCTGCATCTCGACCCGCACGAGCGCAAGCGCTTCGAAAAGGCGCGCACCGCAGGGGCGGCGTAAGCCGGCTTAGGGAAAAGGGCGGCCCCTCATCCGGCTGCCGCCACCTTCTCCCCGCTCCTCGGGGAGAAGGCGTATGCCGCATGCTTCGAGCTCCCCTTTCCCAGGTTGGACGAGGAGAGAAGCAGCAGGTACGGCCTCGATAAGGGCAGGCGCTCGCCGCGAGTCCCTTCTCCCCGCCCGCGGGCAGCGGGATGAGGGGCCTTTCCGCTGGAAAAGCGACGTCATGGTGACTCGCAGCCGAAAGAATGCTAAAGCGCCTCGCAAATTCGGCCCCCGCGCCCATGAAGCGCATTGAGGCTCGCCAAATTTCAATTCGCGCATCGGGACTTGAACCGGAACAGCTTTCCGGCCCTTGGCTTTACGACAGGACATCACGAGCATGCCGGCCACGGAGATCTTGAACAGGAACATCGTCAAGACGCCTGAAGTCAGCGCCGTGCCGCGGACGGAGAAACCGTCGCTGATCGGCATCTCGCGCGAGGACATGGCGAAGGCGCTCGTCGACAAAGGCGTGCCGGAGCGACAGGTGAAGATGCGCGTGAGCCAGCTCTGGCACTGGCTCTATGTGCGCGGCGTCTCCGACTTCGACCACATGACGAATGTCTCCAAGGACATGCGCGAAATGCTGAAAGAGCATTTCACCATTGCGAGGCCGGAGATCGTCGAGGAGCAGGTGTCCAATGACGGCACGCGGAAATGGCTCCTGCGCTTTCCGCCGCGCGGCGCCGGCCGGCCGGTGGAGATCGAAACCGTCTATATCCCCGAGGAAGGCCGCGGCACGCTCTGCATTTCGAGCCAGGTCGGCTGCACACTCACCTGCTCCTTCTGTCACACCGGCACGCAGAAGCTGGTGCGCAACCTGACGGCCGAGGAAATCCTCTCGCAGCTTCTGCTTGCCCGCGACCGGCTCGGCGATTTTCCGGAGCGCGACACGCCGCAGGGCGCGATCGTGCCGGCCGAAGGCCGCAAGATCACCAACATCGTCATGATGGGCATGGGCGAGCCGCTTTATAACTTCGAGCACGTCAAGACGGCGCTCTTGATCGCCTCGGACGGCGACGGCCTGTCGCTGTCGAAGCGCCGCATCACGCTCTCGACCTCCGGCATCGTGCCGGAAATCTACCGCACCGGCGAGGAGATCGGCGTCATGCTGGCGATCTCGCTGCATGCCGTCAATGACGAGCTGCGCGACATGCTGGTGCCGATCAACAAGAAGTATCCGCTGAAGGCACTGATGGAGGCCTGCCGCGCCTATCCGGGGCTTTCCAATGCCCGCCGCATCACCTTCGAATATGTGATGCTGAAGGACGTCAACGACAGCCTGGAAGACGCCAAGGAACTGGTGAAGCTCTTGAGGGGTATTCCGGCGAAGATCAATCTCATTCCCTTCAACCCCTGGCCGGGCACCAATTACCAGTGCTCGGACTGGGAGCAGATCGAGAAATTCGCCGACTTCATCAACCAGGCCGGCTACGCCTCGCCGATCCGCACCCCGCGCGGCCGCGACATCCTCGCCGCCTGCGGCCAGCTCAAGTCGGAATCGGAGCGCATGCGCAAGGTCGACCGCCTGGCCTTCGAGGCGATGATGATTGCCAACCACGGCGAGGATTGAGCGGCGGAAGAGAAACGCGAAGCGCTTTCGCTCGTGTTTGCCCCTCATCCGCCTGCCGGCATCTTCTCCCCGCAAGCGGGGCGAAGGGACCTGCCGCAGCGTCTCAGTCCCCTCTCCCCCCCTGCGGGGAGAGGGTTAGGGTGAAGGGAGGCGTTTTTGGTGTAGGATCAAGAAGATTGATGGGTGCAGCTGTCCCTGTCGATTGATTCGGTCCTCCCGCTCTCCTAAGAAGCGGCCAAAATCATGTGAGCGGGACGCATTCTTCAGGCCGCTCGAAAAACAGGAGGAACCCCCATGCGTTCACTTCTCATCGCGCTTGCCGCCACCGTCGCCATTGCGCTTCCGGTGCGCGCCGAGGACGTGACGGTCGCCGTGACGGCGATCGTCGAGCATCCGGCACTCGATGCCGCTCGCGACGGCGTCAAGGATGCGCTCGCCGCCGCCGGTTACAAGGAAGGCGAGAACTTGCAGTTCGTCTACGAATCGGCGCAGGGCAATCCCGCGACCGCCGCGCAGATCGCCCGGCAGTTCGCCGGCGATGCGCCGGATGTGATCGTGCCGATCTCGACGCCGTCGGCCCAGGCGGTCGTCTCCTCGATCCGCGACATTCCGGTGGTCTTCACGGCCGTCACCGACCCGCTTGGCGCCCAGCTCGTCAAGGACATGGACAAGCCCGGCGGCAATGTCACCGGCCTTTCCGACATGTCGCCGATCGCCGACCACGTGGCTCTGATCAAGGAAATCCTGCCCGAGGCCAAGTCGATCGGCTTCCTCTACAATTCCGGTGAGGCGAATTCCGTTTCGCTGCTGGAGGTCATGAAGGAGGAGGCCGAAAAGGCCGGGCTTACGGTGGTCGAATCCGCGGCGACCAAGTCGGCCGAGGTCCAGGGTGCCGCCCGCGCCCTCGTCGGCCGCGCCGACCTGATCTACGTCCCGACCGACAACACGATCGTCTCCGCCCTCGAGGGCGCCGTCGCGGTGGCCGAGGAGAGCAAACTGCCGCTCTTCACCGCGGACACGGATTCCGTTTCACGCGGCGCGATCGCCGCCCTCGGCTTCAACTACTACGATGTCGGCAAGCAGACGGGCGAGGTGGTCGTGCGCATCCTCAAGGGTGAAAAGCCGGGCGATATCCCGGTTAAAGTCGCGGCCGGCACGGACCTGGTGGTCAACAAGAGTGCCGCCGAGAAGATGGGCGTCACCCTGCCGGAAAGCGTTCTTTCCCGCGCGACCCGCGTGATCGAGTAACGATTTCGGAAGCATTTGCCGCCGCCCCACGCCTGCGGGTCGGTGCATCAAAGCGGATTTGGGTTCCGCGGCCTCGCGGAACCGAGAGAGAGGACTACCGGCGTTGAGTCAAATCGCTTTCTGGGGAGCCGTGGAGCTGGGGCTCGTCTATGCCTTCATCGCCGTCGGCGTCTTTCTGGCCTTCCGGGTTCTCGACTTTCCCGACCTGACCGTCGACGGCTCGTTCCCGCTCGGCGCGGCGGTGACGGCGGTGCTGATCATCGCCGGCGTCAATCCGTGGCTGGCCGCGGCCGTCGCCATGGCCGCCGGGGCTGCCGCCGGCCTCGTCACGGCGCTCCTCAATGTGCGCTTCCGCATCCTCAACCTGCTTGCCTCGATCCTGACCATGATCGGGCTCTTCTCGGTCAATCTGCGCATCATGGGCCGGCCCAATGTCGCGCTGATCAATGCCGACACCATGCTTTCGCCCTTCTATGGACTGGGCCTGAGGGATTTCTACGTGCGGCCGTTCTTCGTCGGCATGCTGGTCATCGTCGCGGTCGTCCTCGTCTGGCGCTTCCTCGAAAGCGATGCGGGCCTGGCGATGCGGGCGACCGGTGCCAATGCCCGCATGGCGCGGGCGCAAGGGGTCGAAACGAGCCGGCAGATCTATCTCGGCATGGCGATTTCCAACGCGCTCGTTGCCCTGGGCGGGGCGCTCTTTGCCCAGACCAACGGCTTTGCCGACGTGACCGCCGGCGTCGGCACCATCGTCGTCGGGCTCGCGGCCGTCATCATCGGCGAGACGCTGCTCGGCGCCCGCGGCATCCTGATCGCACTCGTCGGCTGCGTCCTCGGCTCGATCCTCTATCGCATCGCCATCCAGCTCGCGCTTTCGAGCGATGTGCTCGGCCTCAGGGCATCCGACCTCAATTTCGTCACCGCCGCTCTCGTCACCGTGGCTCTCATCCTGCCCCGTCTTCGCCGCCGAGGTGTCGCATGATCAACGTCAAGGACATCCAGGTCGTCTTCGGCAAGGGAACGCCGCTTGAGAAGCAGGCGCTGAACGACGTCAGCCTGACGATCGACGAAGGTTCCTTCGTCACCGTGATCGGCTCGAACGGCGCCGGCAAATCCACCCTGCTCGGCGTGCTCGCGGGGGACGTGATACCGAGCGCCGGACAGGTGACGATCGGCGACACGGACGTGACCCGCAAGGGAACGGCGGCGCGAGCCGGCCTCGTCGCCCGCGTCTTCCAGGACCCGCTCGCCGGCAGCTGCGGCGCATTGTCGATCGAGGAAAACCTGGCGCTTGCCGCCCGGCGCGGCGAAAGCCGCGGACTGACGCCGGCGCTCGGGGTCAAGCGCCGCGAGCATTTCCGCGAGCGCATCGCCGAGCTCGGCCTCGGTCTCGAGGACCGCATGGGCGACCGCATGGACCTGCTTTCCGGCGGCCAGCGGCAGGCCGTCTCGCTGGTGATGGCGACGCTTGCCGGCTCCAAGGTGCTGCTGCTCGACGAACACACCGCCGCGCTCGACCCGGGCATGGCGGAGTTCATCATGAACCTCACGCAGAAATTCGTCTCGGCGCGCAGGCTGACGACGCTGATGGTCACCCACTCGATGCGCCAGGCGCTCGATTTCGGCCATCGCACCATCATGCTGCACGCCGGCGAGATCGTCCTCGACGTCGCGGGCGACAGCCGCAAGACGCTGCAGGTCGAAGACCTCATCGCCATGTTCCGCCGCATCCGCGGTCAGACGCTGGACGACGATGCGTTGCTGATCGGCTGAAGGATCGGCGTTCGTAGGAACGGCCGGCGAGAGGTGGCTTACCGCGCCTGGGTCAGAAAAATCTTCACCGCAAAGGCCGAGAACACCCCGGCGAAGCTGTAATCCATCGCCCGCATGACACGCCGGTTGCGCTGCAGCCACGCGGCGAGCCAGTCTGCCGCGAACACCACGAGCGCGTTGACCGGCATGCCGATGACGATGAAGAAGAAGCCAAGGAACAGCAGCTTGCCGGTCACCGCCGGATCGCCGGCGCTGACGAATTGCGGCAGGAAGGTCATGAAGAAGATCACGACCTTCGGGTTGAGGATGTTCACCGAAAAGCCGGTCGCGATGTTGGAGAGCGCCGAGCCCTTCGCCTCCGTGACCTTCGTCACCGACAGGCTCGAGCCGTAGCGGATCGCCTGGATCGCGAGCCACAGCAGATAGGCAGCACCTCCGGTCTTCAAGACCAGGAACGCCGTCGGCGAGGCGGTGATCAGCGCCGAGATGCCGAAGGCGACGAGCAGCGTGTGAACGACGATGCCGAGGCCGGTGCCGACCACCACGAACAGCGCCGCCTTCTTGCCCTGCGCCAGCGCCCGGCTGATCGAGAGCGTCATATCGGGCCCCGGGGTTGCTGCGAGAAGCAGGCTGGCGGCGGCAAAGGCGATGAGGGTCGGCAGGCTGGGCACGAAATCCATGGCTAGTCCTC is drawn from Sinorhizobium sojae CCBAU 05684 and contains these coding sequences:
- a CDS encoding LysE family translocator, whose protein sequence is MDFVPSLPTLIAFAAASLLLAATPGPDMTLSISRALAQGKKAALFVVVGTGLGIVVHTLLVAFGISALITASPTAFLVLKTGGAAYLLWLAIQAIRYGSSLSVTKVTEAKGSALSNIATGFSVNILNPKVVIFFMTFLPQFVSAGDPAVTGKLLFLGFFFIVIGMPVNALVVFAADWLAAWLQRNRRVMRAMDYSFAGVFSAFAVKIFLTQAR
- a CDS encoding ABC transporter permease — translated: MSQIAFWGAVELGLVYAFIAVGVFLAFRVLDFPDLTVDGSFPLGAAVTAVLIIAGVNPWLAAAVAMAAGAAAGLVTALLNVRFRILNLLASILTMIGLFSVNLRIMGRPNVALINADTMLSPFYGLGLRDFYVRPFFVGMLVIVAVVLVWRFLESDAGLAMRATGANARMARAQGVETSRQIYLGMAISNALVALGGALFAQTNGFADVTAGVGTIVVGLAAVIIGETLLGARGILIALVGCVLGSILYRIAIQLALSSDVLGLRASDLNFVTAALVTVALILPRLRRRGVA
- a CDS encoding ABC transporter substrate-binding protein, with protein sequence MRSLLIALAATVAIALPVRAEDVTVAVTAIVEHPALDAARDGVKDALAAAGYKEGENLQFVYESAQGNPATAAQIARQFAGDAPDVIVPISTPSAQAVVSSIRDIPVVFTAVTDPLGAQLVKDMDKPGGNVTGLSDMSPIADHVALIKEILPEAKSIGFLYNSGEANSVSLLEVMKEEAEKAGLTVVESAATKSAEVQGAARALVGRADLIYVPTDNTIVSALEGAVAVAEESKLPLFTADTDSVSRGAIAALGFNYYDVGKQTGEVVVRILKGEKPGDIPVKVAAGTDLVVNKSAAEKMGVTLPESVLSRATRVIE
- a CDS encoding ABC transporter ATP-binding protein → MINVKDIQVVFGKGTPLEKQALNDVSLTIDEGSFVTVIGSNGAGKSTLLGVLAGDVIPSAGQVTIGDTDVTRKGTAARAGLVARVFQDPLAGSCGALSIEENLALAARRGESRGLTPALGVKRREHFRERIAELGLGLEDRMGDRMDLLSGGQRQAVSLVMATLAGSKVLLLDEHTAALDPGMAEFIMNLTQKFVSARRLTTLMVTHSMRQALDFGHRTIMLHAGEIVLDVAGDSRKTLQVEDLIAMFRRIRGQTLDDDALLIG